The Streptomyces sp. NL15-2K genome contains a region encoding:
- a CDS encoding bifunctional GNAT family N-acetyltransferase/acetate--CoA ligase family protein produces the protein MTHDVLDRPPVHALLADGTTVCIRPVRPGDHERLRSFYEEMSPENLRLRFFAASRRSAAMAAERACAPARPGCRALLAEARGRVIGLAEFDSGGEEDTAEMSVAVADGVHHRGVGTLLVEHLVSAARANGITTFTADALGENHEVLRLFADLGLRTARHFDGPEVRCTIRLDQDDAYLSAVEERGRAADVASLQPLFRPDAVAVVGAGRRPGSVGRAILHHLKVGGSTRRLFAVNPAATAILGVPSHSSVSALPKTPDLAVLAVPAAVVPATAEECGKAGVRALLVVTAGLDADQARALMAACRTYGMRLVGPNCLGISNTDPHVSLDATFAADHPRPGTAGVAVQSGGVGIALLDGLSRLGIGVSTFASLGDKYDVSGNDMLQWWESDGRTDLALLHLESFGNPRAFSRTARRVTRRMPVLTVDAGRTEAGRRAAASHTAAAATRTMTRQALFTRAGITATRSVGELLETAALLHSQPLPAGNGVAVVTNAGGIGVLAADACAEAGLALSSFGDELTHDLKAVLPDGAAIGNPVDATAAVTEEQLSACVDRLMTYGGVDAVLVALVPTAVAEATGDDLVRAVTRVPGRRDRPVAVVRLEQGVPVILLPASDGGTIPSYAEPQAVARALAHAARRAAWLSRPVGTVPELEGIGTRRAHEIAEEYLAVLPDGGWLDPRACAELLDCYGIPQIPWAWAQTEEEAVLAARRLRGADGRMVLKAYWPGLVHKTEERAVHLDLQGDAQVRSAFRDFGTRFGDRLSGVIVQPLAERGTELFAGVVQDEVFGPLVLFGLGGTATDVLADHAARLAPLTDHDVHDLITSPRCAPLLFGSRGGRPVDLPGLEQLLLRLSRMASDLPQLAEADFNPVLANPGAVTVLDARLRLLPRRAQDPYLRRLR, from the coding sequence ATGACGCACGATGTGCTCGACCGCCCCCCGGTCCACGCCCTGCTCGCGGACGGCACCACCGTGTGTATACGCCCCGTGCGGCCGGGCGATCACGAGCGGCTGCGGAGCTTCTACGAGGAGATGTCCCCGGAGAACCTGCGGCTGCGGTTCTTCGCGGCGAGCCGCCGTTCCGCCGCGATGGCCGCCGAACGGGCCTGCGCCCCGGCGCGCCCGGGCTGCCGGGCCCTGCTCGCCGAGGCGCGGGGCCGGGTGATCGGGCTCGCCGAGTTCGACAGCGGCGGCGAGGAGGATACGGCCGAGATGTCCGTCGCGGTCGCGGACGGCGTGCACCACCGTGGGGTGGGCACCCTTCTCGTCGAGCACTTGGTTTCCGCCGCCCGCGCGAACGGCATCACCACCTTCACGGCCGACGCGTTGGGCGAGAACCATGAAGTGCTCCGGCTCTTCGCCGACCTCGGGCTGCGTACCGCACGGCACTTCGACGGTCCCGAGGTGCGCTGCACCATTCGGCTGGACCAGGACGATGCCTACCTGTCGGCCGTGGAGGAGCGGGGCCGGGCCGCCGACGTGGCCAGCCTGCAGCCGCTCTTCCGGCCGGACGCGGTCGCTGTCGTCGGGGCCGGGCGCAGGCCCGGGTCAGTGGGCCGGGCGATCCTGCACCACCTGAAGGTCGGCGGCTCCACCCGGCGCCTGTTCGCAGTGAACCCCGCCGCCACCGCGATCCTCGGCGTGCCCTCCCACTCGTCGGTCAGCGCCCTGCCCAAGACCCCCGATCTCGCGGTCCTCGCCGTGCCCGCCGCCGTGGTGCCGGCCACCGCCGAGGAGTGCGGCAAGGCGGGCGTACGGGCTCTCCTGGTCGTCACCGCCGGCCTCGACGCCGACCAGGCCCGGGCGCTCATGGCCGCCTGCCGCACGTACGGCATGCGGCTCGTCGGCCCGAACTGCCTGGGCATATCCAACACGGATCCGCACGTCAGTCTCGACGCGACCTTCGCCGCCGACCATCCGCGCCCCGGTACGGCGGGGGTCGCCGTGCAGTCGGGCGGCGTCGGCATCGCGCTCCTCGACGGACTGTCCCGCCTCGGCATCGGCGTGTCGACCTTCGCCTCCCTCGGCGACAAGTACGACGTCAGCGGCAACGACATGCTCCAGTGGTGGGAAAGCGACGGCCGCACCGACCTCGCGCTGCTGCACCTGGAGTCGTTCGGCAACCCGCGCGCGTTCTCCCGTACGGCCCGGCGCGTGACCCGTCGTATGCCGGTGCTCACGGTGGACGCCGGCCGCACGGAGGCGGGCCGGCGGGCTGCCGCGTCGCACACCGCGGCCGCCGCGACCCGCACCATGACCCGGCAGGCGCTGTTCACCCGGGCCGGAATCACCGCCACCCGCTCGGTCGGCGAACTCCTGGAAACCGCCGCCTTGCTGCATTCCCAGCCGCTCCCGGCGGGCAACGGCGTTGCCGTCGTCACCAACGCGGGCGGCATCGGCGTGCTGGCTGCCGACGCCTGCGCGGAGGCGGGGCTCGCGCTGTCGTCGTTCGGCGACGAGCTGACCCATGACCTGAAAGCCGTGCTGCCTGACGGAGCCGCGATCGGCAATCCGGTGGACGCCACGGCCGCGGTGACCGAGGAGCAGCTCAGCGCGTGTGTCGACCGGCTGATGACGTACGGCGGCGTCGACGCGGTGCTCGTGGCCCTGGTGCCCACGGCGGTCGCCGAGGCGACCGGCGACGACCTGGTGCGGGCGGTGACCCGCGTCCCGGGACGCCGGGACCGGCCGGTCGCCGTCGTACGCCTGGAGCAGGGCGTTCCGGTGATCCTGCTGCCCGCGTCCGACGGCGGCACGATCCCCTCGTACGCCGAACCGCAGGCCGTGGCCCGGGCGCTGGCCCACGCGGCGCGCCGCGCCGCCTGGCTCAGCCGGCCCGTCGGCACGGTCCCGGAACTGGAAGGCATCGGCACCCGGCGCGCTCACGAGATTGCCGAGGAGTATCTCGCCGTATTGCCGGACGGTGGCTGGCTCGATCCGCGCGCCTGCGCTGAACTCCTCGACTGCTACGGCATCCCCCAGATTCCGTGGGCCTGGGCGCAGACAGAGGAGGAGGCGGTCCTCGCGGCCCGGCGGCTGCGGGGCGCGGACGGCCGGATGGTGCTGAAGGCGTACTGGCCGGGACTGGTGCACAAGACCGAGGAGCGTGCCGTCCATCTCGACCTCCAAGGGGACGCCCAAGTGCGGTCGGCTTTCCGGGATTTCGGGACACGTTTCGGCGACCGGCTGAGCGGGGTGATCGTCCAGCCGCTCGCCGAGCGCGGCACGGAGCTGTTCGCCGGTGTCGTCCAGGACGAGGTCTTCGGGCCGCTCGTCCTGTTCGGGCTCGGCGGCACGGCCACAGACGTACTGGCTGACCACGCCGCCCGTCTCGCCCCACTCACCGACCACGACGTGCACGACCTGATCACGTCCCCGCGCTGCGCACCGCTGCTGTTCGGCTCACGCGGCGGCCGGCCCGTCGACCTCCCGGGGCTGGAGCAACTGCTCCTGCGCCTGTCGCGTATGGCGAGCGACCTGCCGCAGCTCGCGGAGGCCGACTTCAACCCGGTCCTCGCGAATCCCGGCGCCGTAACCGTGCTCGACGCCCGCCTGCGCCTGCTGCCGCGCCGGGCTCAAGACCCCTATCTGCGCCGACTCCGCTGA
- a CDS encoding CBS domain-containing protein produces the protein MKHNKVGSVMTMDVVRVVYGTPFKEVARLLADHRISGLPVVDEDDRVIGVVSETDLMAHQAATPDPYEPSRRFRFAVLTPAARRRAAKATARTAGQLMSTPPVTMHADDTIIEAARTMAQRHVERLPVLDEEDRLVGIITRRDLLQIFLRPDAEIRDEVIDEVLVRALWLAPSSIDVSVTEGVVTLAGQLERKSETAIAASMIRQIDGVVAVVDKLTWRLDDARLRSDEQALHGVADDWLRKL, from the coding sequence ATGAAACACAACAAGGTCGGCTCCGTCATGACCATGGACGTGGTCCGGGTCGTCTACGGAACCCCATTCAAGGAAGTGGCCCGGCTGCTCGCCGACCACCGGATCAGTGGACTGCCCGTGGTGGACGAGGACGACCGAGTCATCGGCGTCGTCTCCGAAACCGACCTGATGGCCCACCAGGCCGCGACCCCCGACCCGTACGAGCCCAGCCGCCGCTTCCGGTTCGCCGTGCTGACGCCCGCCGCCCGGCGTCGGGCCGCGAAGGCGACGGCGCGCACGGCCGGTCAGCTGATGAGCACGCCGCCGGTCACCATGCACGCCGACGACACCATCATCGAGGCCGCGCGGACCATGGCCCAGCGGCATGTGGAACGGTTGCCGGTGCTCGACGAAGAGGACCGGCTGGTCGGCATCATCACCCGGCGCGACCTGCTCCAGATCTTTCTGCGGCCCGACGCGGAGATCCGCGATGAGGTGATCGACGAGGTACTGGTACGTGCGCTGTGGCTGGCACCGAGCAGCATCGACGTCTCCGTCACCGAAGGCGTGGTCACGCTCGCCGGCCAACTGGAACGCAAGAGCGAGACGGCCATCGCCGCCTCCATGATCCGGCAGATCGACGGCGTGGTCGCCGTCGTCGACAAGCTGACCTGGCGCCTGGACGACGCGCGTCTGCGGTCGGACGAACAGGCGCTGCACGGCGTGGCCGACGACTGGCTGCGCAAACTGTGA
- a CDS encoding flavodoxin domain-containing protein: protein MPTNVLVAYGTTNGSTAEIAEAIAEVLRKDGMTVEALPARSVPSAASYDAVVVGGGLYAGRWHKDARRFVRSHRKVLAERPLWFFSSGPLDPSASERDIPPVPGVKKAMVRLDAREHVTFGGCLREGAKGWVARMIVRNGKGGDFRDFDRIEAWGARIGQELTS, encoded by the coding sequence ATGCCGACGAACGTGCTGGTCGCCTACGGAACAACGAACGGATCCACCGCGGAGATCGCCGAGGCCATCGCCGAAGTCCTGCGCAAGGACGGGATGACGGTGGAGGCGCTCCCGGCCCGGTCGGTGCCGAGTGCGGCGTCGTACGACGCCGTCGTGGTCGGCGGCGGGCTGTACGCCGGTCGCTGGCACAAGGACGCCCGCCGCTTCGTCCGGAGCCACCGCAAGGTCCTGGCTGAACGCCCGCTGTGGTTCTTCAGCAGCGGCCCGCTCGACCCTTCGGCCTCGGAGCGGGACATCCCGCCCGTGCCCGGGGTGAAGAAGGCCATGGTCCGGCTCGACGCCAGGGAGCACGTCACCTTCGGCGGCTGCCTGCGGGAGGGCGCGAAAGGGTGGGTCGCCCGGATGATCGTCCGTAACGGAAAGGGCGGGGACTTCCGGGACTTCGACCGGATCGAGGCGTGGGGGGCGCGGATCGGCCAGGAGCTGACGAGTTGA
- a CDS encoding STAS domain-containing protein, which translates to MSDTSIESTPHPPEHTLSGTTVVTVRGEIDLLTAPGLAARLDVLTAGPCPDLVLDLGPVSFMDCTGLGVLCRARNRVMARHGRLRLVTDSTFFRRTLRRAGLAGVFEVLPCLPDDVADTPAAEADNVTAA; encoded by the coding sequence ATGTCCGACACTTCCATCGAGTCCACTCCGCATCCCCCGGAGCACACGCTCAGCGGGACCACCGTCGTGACAGTGCGTGGCGAGATCGACCTGCTCACGGCACCGGGTCTGGCGGCGCGCCTCGACGTACTGACCGCCGGTCCGTGCCCCGACCTGGTACTGGACCTGGGCCCGGTGTCGTTCATGGACTGCACCGGGCTGGGGGTCCTGTGCCGGGCGCGGAACCGGGTCATGGCACGGCACGGCCGACTACGTCTGGTCACCGACAGCACCTTCTTCCGGCGGACCCTCCGGCGCGCCGGTCTGGCGGGCGTCTTCGAAGTGCTCCCGTGCCTGCCCGATGACGTGGCCGATACGCCGGCCGCCGAAGCCGACAACGTCACGGCGGCCTGA
- a CDS encoding zinc-dependent alcohol dehydrogenase family protein, translated as MKGYVFHGPGQSAWEDVPDPGIKEATDAIVRVDAVTICGTDLHILKGDVPEVRPGTVLGHEAVGEVVDVGGDVRTVRPGDRVLVSCITACGRCRYCRESMYGQCRGGGGWILGHLIDGTQAEYVRVPYADLSVHPLPSALDSKDAVLLADIFPTAYEVGVLNGHVRPGDTVAVVGAGPIGLAAIATAKLFAPERIVAVDLAAARLEAARQLGADAVADARETPEQLIEDLTDGLGADVAVEAVGVPETFEMCTRMVRPGGHVANVGVHGRPATLHLEDLWIKNVTITTGLVDTYSTPTLLRMAAAGRLPTAQLVTHTFPLTRMEEAYDVFSQASDTGALKVVLGGEQHEVVPARAD; from the coding sequence ATGAAGGGCTATGTTTTCCACGGCCCCGGACAGTCCGCCTGGGAGGACGTCCCGGACCCCGGTATCAAGGAGGCGACGGACGCGATCGTGCGGGTCGACGCCGTCACCATCTGCGGTACGGACCTGCACATCCTCAAGGGCGATGTTCCCGAGGTCCGCCCCGGCACGGTGCTGGGGCACGAGGCGGTCGGTGAGGTCGTCGACGTTGGCGGTGACGTGCGCACGGTGCGGCCGGGGGACCGGGTGCTGGTCTCCTGCATCACCGCCTGCGGCCGCTGCCGGTACTGCCGGGAGAGCATGTACGGCCAGTGCCGGGGTGGCGGAGGCTGGATCCTGGGCCACCTGATCGACGGCACTCAGGCCGAGTACGTCCGCGTGCCCTACGCCGACCTGTCCGTGCACCCGCTGCCCAGCGCCCTGGACAGCAAGGACGCTGTGCTGCTGGCCGACATCTTCCCGACCGCCTACGAGGTCGGTGTGCTCAACGGGCACGTACGGCCCGGGGACACCGTCGCCGTCGTGGGCGCCGGTCCCATCGGGCTCGCGGCCATCGCCACGGCCAAGCTGTTCGCACCGGAGCGGATCGTCGCCGTGGACCTCGCCGCCGCGCGACTGGAAGCGGCCAGGCAGCTCGGCGCGGACGCGGTGGCGGACGCCCGGGAGACCCCCGAGCAACTGATCGAGGACCTCACCGACGGGCTGGGCGCGGACGTGGCCGTCGAGGCCGTCGGCGTGCCGGAGACCTTCGAGATGTGCACGCGCATGGTGCGGCCCGGCGGGCATGTGGCCAACGTCGGCGTGCACGGCAGGCCGGCGACCCTGCACCTGGAAGACCTGTGGATCAAGAACGTGACCATCACCACGGGCCTGGTTGACACGTACTCCACCCCCACCCTGCTGCGGATGGCGGCCGCCGGCCGGCTGCCCACCGCGCAGCTGGTCACCCACACCTTCCCGCTGACACGCATGGAGGAGGCGTACGACGTCTTCTCTCAGGCATCCGACACCGGTGCGCTCAAGGTCGTGCTCGGCGGGGAGCAGCACGAGGTCGTCCCCGCTCGGGCGGACTGA
- a CDS encoding OsmC family protein, with protein sequence MTEASTQQQPRAPDVHTLDVAHVEGDAYTVDVRGHQLMVDQPTDAGGRDSAPTPTELFAASLATCVAFYAGRYLHRHGLHRSGLRVRTEFTMAPDRPARVAFVRVTVVPPPALSAQRHAALLAVASHCTAHNTLHQPPEITIELEA encoded by the coding sequence ATGACAGAGGCGAGCACGCAACAGCAACCGAGGGCACCGGACGTGCACACTCTGGACGTCGCCCATGTCGAAGGGGACGCGTACACCGTGGACGTCCGTGGTCACCAGCTGATGGTGGATCAGCCCACGGACGCGGGCGGGAGGGACTCCGCACCCACGCCCACGGAGCTGTTCGCCGCGTCGCTGGCCACCTGCGTCGCCTTCTACGCGGGCCGCTATCTGCACCGCCACGGCCTGCACCGCTCGGGCCTGCGGGTTCGTACGGAGTTCACCATGGCTCCCGACCGCCCGGCCCGCGTCGCATTCGTCCGCGTCACCGTCGTCCCGCCGCCCGCCCTCTCCGCCCAGCGCCACGCGGCCCTGCTGGCCGTCGCGTCCCACTGCACGGCCCACAACACGCTGCACCAACCGCCGGAGATCACCATCGAGTTGGAGGCGTGA
- the ppdK gene encoding pyruvate, phosphate dikinase: MVRYVYDFTEGGRDLAGLLGGKGANLAEMTRLGLPVPPGFIVSTEACRAFLVTGAEPEGMSQEVSRHLSAVESDAGRRLGQPDDPLLVSVRSGARFSMPGMMETVLDIGLNDDSVLGLAKASGNERFAWDSYRRLIQMYGSTVMGIDGALFDRMMTRLKELRGAPDDLHLDAADLAELVEAYKRLIHEETGDYFPQSPAEQLRRAILGVFRSWNGERARLYRRREHIPDDLGTAVTVQRMVYGNLGPDSGSGVAFTRDPATGRPGLYGDYLPNAQGEDVVAGIRNTVPLAELEQLDPRSYRQLRDHMGALERHYRDLCDIEFTIERGTLWMLQTRVGKRTAEAAFTIAAELADEGLITPREGLARVNGDGLARLMFPRFDTSTTGDPLAHGIPASPGAAVGAAVFDSAEGVRRAASGEKVVLVREETTPDDLPGMVAARAVLTSRGGKTSHAAVVARGMGKVCVCGAEELSVDTTGRRFTTRDGTVVEQGRVISVDGSAGAVYAGAVPLVDSAVMRFLETGEGSAGVVDAVADALQLADEVRTLEVRANADTPEDAARARRFGAQGIGLCRTEHMFLGERRKLIEEMILAGDDAARDRALDALLPLQRRDFVGILEAMDGLPVTIRLLDPPLHEFLPDHTDLAVRIAATEARGEQPNPRDAELLAAVRRMHEDNPMLGLRGVRLGLVVPGLVAMQVRAIAEAVVERTRAGGSPEAEIMVPLVGDVTELRLVREEVEQVLAEVSDESGVPVHCPIGTMIELPRAALTASRIAEEAEFFSFGTNDLTQTTWGFSRDDVEAAFFSAYLDKGVFAASPFETIDREGVGRLVAIAVAEGRAARPDLKIGVCGEHGGDPDSVHFFHTAGLDYVSCSPFRVPVARLEAGRAAGAAGTSSDTR, from the coding sequence ATGGTCCGTTACGTGTACGACTTCACCGAGGGCGGCCGTGACCTGGCCGGCCTGCTCGGCGGCAAGGGCGCGAACCTCGCCGAGATGACCCGGCTGGGCCTGCCCGTCCCGCCGGGTTTCATCGTCTCCACCGAGGCGTGCCGGGCCTTCCTGGTCACCGGCGCCGAACCGGAGGGAATGTCCCAGGAGGTCTCCCGGCACCTGTCGGCCGTCGAGTCCGACGCCGGACGACGCCTCGGACAGCCGGACGACCCGCTGCTGGTGTCCGTGCGCTCCGGGGCCCGCTTCTCCATGCCCGGCATGATGGAGACGGTCCTGGACATCGGCCTCAACGACGACTCCGTCCTGGGCCTGGCCAAAGCCTCGGGGAACGAACGCTTCGCCTGGGACTCCTACCGGCGCCTCATCCAGATGTACGGCAGCACGGTCATGGGCATCGACGGGGCACTGTTCGACCGGATGATGACCCGGCTCAAGGAGCTGCGGGGCGCCCCGGACGACCTGCACCTGGACGCCGCCGACCTCGCCGAACTCGTCGAGGCGTACAAGCGGCTCATCCATGAGGAAACGGGGGACTACTTCCCCCAGTCCCCCGCGGAGCAGCTGCGCCGGGCGATCCTCGGCGTCTTCCGCTCCTGGAACGGCGAACGCGCCCGCCTCTACCGCCGCCGCGAGCACATCCCCGACGACCTGGGCACTGCCGTCACCGTGCAGCGCATGGTCTACGGCAACCTCGGCCCCGACTCCGGCAGCGGCGTCGCCTTCACCCGCGACCCGGCCACCGGACGCCCCGGCCTGTACGGCGACTACCTGCCCAACGCTCAGGGCGAGGATGTCGTCGCCGGCATCCGCAACACCGTGCCCCTCGCCGAACTGGAACAGCTGGACCCCCGCTCGTACCGACAACTGCGCGACCACATGGGCGCCCTGGAGCGGCACTACCGGGACCTGTGCGACATCGAGTTCACCATCGAACGCGGCACCCTCTGGATGCTCCAGACCCGGGTCGGCAAACGCACCGCCGAGGCCGCCTTCACCATCGCCGCCGAGCTGGCCGACGAAGGGCTCATCACCCCACGCGAGGGGCTGGCACGCGTGAATGGTGACGGGCTGGCCCGGCTGATGTTCCCCCGCTTCGACACCTCCACGACCGGCGACCCACTCGCCCACGGCATCCCGGCCTCGCCCGGTGCCGCGGTCGGCGCGGCCGTCTTCGACTCCGCCGAGGGGGTACGACGGGCCGCGTCCGGCGAGAAGGTGGTGCTCGTCCGGGAGGAGACCACGCCCGACGACCTCCCCGGTATGGTCGCCGCCCGGGCCGTGCTGACCAGCCGAGGCGGCAAGACGTCGCACGCGGCCGTCGTGGCCCGTGGCATGGGCAAGGTCTGCGTGTGCGGCGCCGAGGAGCTCTCGGTGGACACCACGGGCCGGCGCTTCACCACGCGCGACGGAACCGTTGTCGAGCAGGGCAGGGTGATCTCGGTCGACGGCTCCGCCGGTGCCGTGTACGCGGGAGCGGTCCCGCTGGTCGACTCGGCGGTGATGCGCTTTCTGGAGACAGGTGAGGGCTCCGCCGGTGTAGTGGACGCGGTGGCCGACGCCCTGCAACTCGCTGACGAAGTACGGACGTTGGAGGTACGGGCCAACGCCGATACGCCCGAGGACGCGGCCCGTGCCCGCCGGTTCGGGGCACAGGGCATCGGGCTGTGCCGCACCGAGCACATGTTCCTCGGCGAGCGCCGCAAACTGATCGAGGAGATGATCCTGGCCGGCGACGACGCGGCCCGCGACCGTGCGCTGGACGCGCTGCTTCCCCTCCAGCGGCGCGACTTCGTCGGCATCCTGGAGGCGATGGACGGCCTGCCGGTCACCATCCGCCTGCTCGACCCGCCCCTGCACGAGTTCCTGCCCGACCACACGGATCTCGCCGTCCGCATCGCCGCCACCGAGGCCCGCGGCGAGCAGCCGAATCCCCGCGACGCCGAGTTGCTCGCCGCCGTGCGACGCATGCACGAGGACAACCCTATGCTCGGTTTGCGCGGCGTACGCCTCGGCCTGGTGGTCCCCGGGCTGGTCGCCATGCAGGTGCGAGCCATCGCCGAGGCGGTCGTGGAGCGCACGAGGGCCGGGGGCTCCCCCGAGGCGGAGATCATGGTGCCGCTCGTCGGGGACGTCACGGAACTCCGGCTGGTCCGCGAGGAAGTGGAACAGGTACTGGCCGAGGTTTCGGACGAGTCCGGCGTCCCTGTGCACTGCCCGATCGGCACGATGATCGAACTTCCCCGGGCCGCACTCACGGCGAGCCGGATCGCCGAGGAGGCCGAGTTCTTCTCCTTCGGCACGAACGACCTCACCCAGACCACGTGGGGCTTCTCCCGCGACGACGTCGAGGCGGCATTCTTCTCCGCCTACCTCGACAAGGGCGTGTTCGCCGCCTCACCCTTCGAGACGATCGACCGCGAGGGCGTCGGCCGCCTGGTGGCCATCGCCGTCGCCGAGGGCCGCGCCGCCCGCCCCGACCTGAAGATCGGCGTCTGCGGCGAACACGGCGGCGATCCCGACTCCGTGCACTTCTTCCACACAGCAGGACTTGACTACGTCTCCTGCTCGCCGTTCCGCGTCCCGGTCGCCCGCCTGGAGGCCGGCAGGGCGGCCGGCGCGGCAGGTACCAGCAGCGACACGAGGTGA
- a CDS encoding Hsp20/alpha crystallin family protein, with protein MTSTIERLPGRSMLSSPTEWAEAGFPVMDTVPETHGIHVEERLTDGTYVLLAELPGVDAEDIEITITGGILTLRAQRSVVTAEKQFVYGHYIPLPTGAKSDEATASYQHGVLTVTMPVLETGPGTRAAPVREPLSVTVP; from the coding sequence ATGACCAGCACGATCGAGCGGCTCCCCGGCCGGTCCATGCTGTCCTCCCCGACCGAGTGGGCGGAGGCAGGCTTCCCCGTGATGGACACCGTTCCCGAAACGCACGGCATCCACGTGGAAGAGCGCCTGACCGACGGGACGTATGTGCTGCTGGCCGAGCTTCCGGGAGTCGACGCCGAGGACATCGAGATCACCATCACGGGAGGCATCCTGACCCTGCGCGCCCAGCGCAGCGTGGTGACCGCCGAGAAGCAGTTCGTCTACGGCCACTACATCCCGCTGCCGACCGGGGCGAAGAGCGACGAGGCCACGGCGAGCTACCAGCATGGTGTCCTGACCGTCACGATGCCGGTGCTGGAAACGGGGCCCGGCACCCGAGCCGCCCCGGTGCGGGAGCCTCTGAGCGTGACTGTGCCCTGA
- a CDS encoding universal stress protein, whose translation MRLELPLVVGVDGSDGCLVALDWAVDEAARHGLSLRLVYASLWERYEGITPSVSTERPSEQVMADHIVASAAERARRRNPDLKVSTDVLPAEAADALLRESNNASVLVTGSRGRGELKGLLLGSVGLAVAARAHCPVIVVRGDKAGLAGAHERILLGVGDPATGGEAARFALREAEVRGCTLDVVRAWRCPAHETADVAALAEAPAQYHEERARAQLDELIHDPVAERPDVRVRRTTVEGPARKVLVDRSAAADLVIVGARRRQDHFGLQLGRVAHTLLHHAQCPVAVVPQHV comes from the coding sequence ATGAGGCTGGAACTGCCCCTGGTCGTGGGCGTGGACGGATCGGACGGTTGCCTGGTGGCGCTCGACTGGGCGGTGGACGAGGCCGCCCGGCACGGTCTTTCGCTGCGGCTGGTGTACGCCTCCCTCTGGGAGCGCTATGAGGGCATCACCCCGTCGGTCAGTACGGAACGCCCGTCGGAGCAGGTGATGGCCGACCACATCGTCGCCTCCGCGGCGGAGCGCGCCCGGCGGCGCAACCCAGACCTGAAGGTGTCCACCGACGTCCTCCCGGCCGAAGCCGCGGACGCGCTATTGCGGGAGAGCAACAACGCCTCCGTCCTGGTCACCGGTTCGCGGGGCCGTGGCGAGCTGAAGGGACTCCTGCTCGGTTCCGTCGGTCTGGCCGTCGCGGCCCGCGCGCACTGCCCGGTGATCGTGGTCCGGGGCGACAAGGCCGGCCTGGCCGGTGCTCACGAGCGGATCCTCCTCGGTGTCGGGGACCCCGCCACCGGCGGGGAAGCGGCGCGGTTCGCCCTCCGTGAGGCCGAGGTGCGCGGGTGCACCCTCGACGTTGTCCGGGCCTGGCGCTGCCCCGCGCACGAAACCGCCGATGTGGCGGCGCTCGCCGAGGCACCCGCCCAGTACCACGAGGAACGGGCCCGCGCCCAGCTGGACGAGCTGATCCACGACCCGGTCGCCGAGCGTCCGGACGTGCGGGTGCGCCGTACGACGGTGGAGGGCCCGGCCCGCAAGGTGCTGGTGGACCGCTCGGCCGCGGCCGACCTGGTGATCGTCGGAGCGCGGCGACGGCAGGACCACTTCGGGCTCCAGCTCGGCCGGGTGGCCCACACACTCCTGCACCACGCCCAATGCCCTGTGGCGGTCGTGCCGCAGCACGTTTGA
- a CDS encoding universal stress protein, producing MTGADGRRPIVVGVDPDPSKRLALAWAADEADRRHLPLRLVHAQGVPTGGYRSGEARPSWEEWNRALHGLGDQVLKEAVAFVESRRPAVEVSTLLAEGEPAWVLREEARGAALVVVGSWHLSSRREMFSSASVALPLTAHAPCPVAVVPEPEHVTQQPAYFVVGVDGSPHSAAAVDVAFEEAALRGALLRALYVWHPPLLGVLDEEAAVRECRRVLSETVAGRTATHPEVELHHEVVRGHPVQVLTEASEHALGLVVGTRGHGGFTGMLLGSVSQGVLHHARCPVITVPA from the coding sequence ATGACTGGTGCGGACGGGCGTCGGCCGATCGTGGTGGGCGTCGACCCGGACCCTTCGAAGCGGCTGGCCCTCGCCTGGGCCGCCGACGAGGCGGATCGACGTCACCTGCCGCTGCGGCTCGTCCACGCCCAGGGTGTGCCGACCGGCGGATACCGGTCGGGGGAGGCCAGGCCGTCCTGGGAGGAGTGGAACCGGGCGCTGCACGGCCTGGGTGATCAGGTGCTCAAGGAGGCGGTCGCCTTCGTCGAGTCCCGGCGCCCGGCGGTGGAGGTGTCGACGCTGCTGGCGGAAGGAGAGCCGGCGTGGGTCCTGCGCGAGGAGGCTCGGGGCGCCGCCCTGGTCGTGGTGGGCTCCTGGCACCTGAGCAGTCGGCGCGAGATGTTCTCCTCCGCCTCCGTGGCCCTCCCGCTCACCGCCCACGCTCCCTGCCCGGTCGCGGTCGTGCCGGAGCCGGAGCACGTCACCCAGCAGCCCGCGTACTTCGTGGTCGGCGTCGACGGCAGCCCGCATTCGGCCGCGGCGGTGGATGTGGCGTTCGAGGAGGCGGCCCTGCGCGGAGCGCTCCTGCGGGCCCTGTACGTGTGGCATCCGCCGCTCCTCGGTGTCCTCGATGAGGAAGCCGCGGTGCGGGAGTGCCGCCGGGTGCTCTCGGAGACGGTCGCGGGCCGCACCGCGACGCACCCGGAGGTGGAGCTGCACCACGAGGTCGTCCGCGGACACCCGGTGCAGGTCCTGACGGAAGCCTCGGAACACGCCCTGGGCCTGGTCGTGGGAACCCGGGGGCACGGAGGGTTCACCGGCATGCTGCTGGGCTCGGTAAGCCAGGGAGTGCTGCACCACGCCCGCTGCCCCGTTATCACGGTCCCGGCGTGA